The genomic window TGCTATCGATAGAGATAAACCTAGAGAATCTCTAAAAAAAGTAGTCACTGATGGTAAAAAAAGCCTTGCTGAGGGCGTTAATGTAGTCATCTTCCCAGAAGGTACTCGAGTAGAAGTTGGTGAGTACCCTGATTTTCAACGCTCTGCGATGAAGCTAGCTACTGATGCAGATACTTTTATCATCCCAGTTGCTCATAACTTTGGAAGATTTTTCCCTAAAAGCTGGAACGACAATATAAAACCAGGTATTGCTAGAATGGACTTTGGTAAAAGAATAGATCCTAAAGATTATGATTCTAAAAGCCTAACAGCATACTGCCATGAAATAATTACTGCTAAAACTAAAGATTTCAAAGGGTAGTTTTAAATCTATGAAAAAGATATTAAACTTTTTATTACTTGCAAGAATGAAAGTGTTCACTCTTTATGCTTACATTGCTCTAATGCTGTGTTGTATCTTGATGAATGTAGTTGGAGTGTTAGGTGCATCTCTAAGAGTCAGACTTTTTGTATGTTGGTTATGGTCATGTTTATATCGTCTTGGCGTGCTTGTGATTTTACAGATTTACGTAAAAATTGAAGGCAAAGAAAATATCATTCCAGACAAACCATGTATTTATGTATCTAAACATCAATCAATGCTAGAAACATTTGTATTTTATGGGTTGATAAGTAAATGTTGCTTTGTGATGAAACAAGAACTTTTAGAAAAACCTGTTTTCGGTAAAACAAATAAGTTTGCTGAAGCAATCGGAGTTGATAGAGAAAAGGGACTATCTGCTATAAAAAAAGTTCTAGAAGAAGGTCAAGATAGAGTGAACAATAAAAAACTTAGTATTATTGTTTTCCCTGAAGGTACTAGAGTACCTGTTGGCGAGTATCCTAAGTTTCACCGTTCTGCAATGAAACTAGCTACAGTTACCAATGTTCCTGTAATTCCAGTTGCACATAATTTTGGCGTTTATTTTGGTCGCAAAAAAGGTGACTTCGTCAAACCAGGTATTGCTAGAATGTCTTTTGGTAAAGCTATTGATCCTAAAGATTATAGTGTTGCTGAGCTTACAGATCTTTGCTATGACCTTATTACAGAAAAAACTAAAGCTTATGGTGGATAAGTTAACCCAGCCTAAAATCAACGATTATAGGGTTATGATCAGATATTTTCTGGCAATTTAAAACCTTTGCTTTTTCTAAATACAAGTCTCTATATAAAACAAAATCCAAATGGTTTTTTTGAAAAGATTTCACAAGCTCAGGTTCATCTAGAAAAGCTATTTTAAAACCAAACTCACGACAAAAATCTTTAATAAGTTTAACCCTAACTCGATTCCAGGTATTAAAGTCTCCAGCTATTATGATAGGGAGACTTTTTTGTTTAAGACCAATTAGCTCCTTTATCTTTTCAAACTCATACTCATAAACCTTGTTACTTTTAAAATTTATTGCATGAACATTTACTACAATTACTTTCTGACCATTTACCTCTAAATGACTGATTAATGATGCTTTGTGTGTGTTTATAACTGACTCTTTATGAGTTGTTAAAACTTTAACACTTTTAATTGTAGAAAACTTAGAGACTGTAGCTACCCCGTAATTTTTATTTTTTAAAACTATATTTGACGCGAAATTAACATCAAAAGAATCTATTGGAAAACTAGATTTATCATGATTGACGACCTCTTGAAAACAAAAAATATCTATAGCATGCTTGAAGTAAATGCTCTCGATAAAATCAGTAAAGACTTCTGGTCTCTTATGATCAACCTTAAAAGCATTCCAGCTCATAAGTGAAAAAGTATTTTTACTAGAACTCTCAAACATCTGATAAACTTAAATATCAACTATATAAATCATTATATATAAAAAAAACACATTAAGAAATTTAGTAATTAACTTAACTGTTGTAAAATTATTGTTATCAAACTTCAATTTAAGAGATTATGTACAGTTTCTCATTACGGATATTACACAAAATATTAGCAATTTTTATAGTTTTACAACTTTTGGTGGGGTTTGGATTTGAATGGGGATTCTTCGAATCTAAACAAATTATTACTTTGCATAAATCTTTTGGTCTCTGTATTTTCTTTATCGTTATTCTGACAATTATCGTAAAGATTGTTAGTGATAAACCACCATACTCACCTGCATTACCATTATGGCAATATATAGTTGCAAAAATCACTCACCTTGGTCTTTACATTTGTATCATGGGTATGTGCTTATCAGGTCTTGTAGGATCAATACTAATGGGGTACCC from Francisella adeliensis includes these protein-coding regions:
- a CDS encoding endonuclease/exonuclease/phosphatase family protein codes for the protein MFESSSKNTFSLMSWNAFKVDHKRPEVFTDFIESIYFKHAIDIFCFQEVVNHDKSSFPIDSFDVNFASNIVLKNKNYGVATVSKFSTIKSVKVLTTHKESVINTHKASLISHLEVNGQKVIVVNVHAINFKSNKVYEYEFEKIKELIGLKQKSLPIIIAGDFNTWNRVRVKLIKDFCREFGFKIAFLDEPELVKSFQKNHLDFVLYRDLYLEKAKVLNCQKISDHNPIIVDFRLG
- a CDS encoding lysophospholipid acyltransferase family protein encodes the protein MKKILNFLLLARMKVFTLYAYIALMLCCILMNVVGVLGASLRVRLFVCWLWSCLYRLGVLVILQIYVKIEGKENIIPDKPCIYVSKHQSMLETFVFYGLISKCCFVMKQELLEKPVFGKTNKFAEAIGVDREKGLSAIKKVLEEGQDRVNNKKLSIIVFPEGTRVPVGEYPKFHRSAMKLATVTNVPVIPVAHNFGVYFGRKKGDFVKPGIARMSFGKAIDPKDYSVAELTDLCYDLITEKTKAYGG
- a CDS encoding cytochrome b — encoded protein: MYSFSLRILHKILAIFIVLQLLVGFGFEWGFFESKQIITLHKSFGLCIFFIVILTIIVKIVSDKPPYSPALPLWQYIVAKITHLGLYICIMGMCLSGLVGSILMGYPWKIFFVIPFPNFLPTNQSLGWEIFSYHSVFATVLGLLVTLHILAALYHQFILKDGLLSRMK